A stretch of the Aegilops tauschii subsp. strangulata cultivar AL8/78 chromosome 4, Aet v6.0, whole genome shotgun sequence genome encodes the following:
- the LOC109748236 gene encoding disease resistance protein RGA5-like has product MVSVSTGVMNSLLGKLTTLMGKEFARLKNLRKQVTSISDELAYMKDALDGLSDLEELDSQTKRWRDSVRDMTYDIEDIIDDFMQSIGENDKTTGLVSNTVRRLKTLRARHRIAGQIEEVKKLVLETSERHRRYTLRIPPSSDVGIDLRSTALYTEAADLVGIEGPANELVSMLMDEEKKLKAVSIVGFGGLGKTTLANEVYRMVKGEFDTHALVTVSQKPNIPRLLMIYYPNLAQRHLLTLASHFLSTCSENISKLRVISISSMLASKGCDQKEWWEYVQNSLGPRSNYMLEVEGMMQILNLSYIDLPPYLKTCFLYLGMHPEDYQMERSNLERQWMAEGFIGTENGQDAEKVARNYFNELVNRSFIQPIEFDKQGSVTKCKEHDMLLDLILMKAAQENFLTIVDGSHAFTELKCNVPRRLSIRLDGASNGREILSQVRSVMFFGSSQNTPPLSEFKFLRVVHIDLDYATVDLTGLCRLYQLRYLCISDSCSYQLPTKIGALQHLQTLELFSCDRVPSDIIHLPRLMFLKAWTRLPDGIGNMRSLPHLFGFDFALYKLDNIRGLGELTNLKFLFLTCGVRKDDWERPHYRLERLIMQWRCWFSRVPSWMGELHNLCQLKFKVAELLTDGVGILAELPALTHLDVETGKATNKVISIERGAFPALKSFKLLLSSASYLTFQAGAMPRLQRLKLKFNVHGSEQIGAAPAGLEQLLALEELTAKICCHRASESDKRSAESDLRSAIDMFPSHLLVKVSYEEEMWWTTIPEIWNNTDGSLQAYGSLASMRRQIDTDRCFSRLED; this is encoded by the exons ATGGTGAGTGTTTCTACTGGCGTGATGAACTCTTTGTTGGGTAAGTTGACAACCCTCATGGGAAAGGAGTTTGCAAGGCTGAAGAACCTGCGAAAACAAGTGACGTCCATTAGCGATGAGCTTGCCTACATGAAGGATGCTCTTGATGGGCTTTCAGATCTTGAAGAGCTAGATTCACAAACTAAGAGGTGGAGAGACTCGGTGAGGGATATGACCTATGACATCGAGGACATCATCGATGACTTCATGCAAAGCATTGGTGAGAATGATAAAACTACTGGGCTTGTTAGCAATACTGTTCGACGCCTCAAAACTTTGAGGGCTCGTCATCGGATTGCTGGACAAATTGAAGAGGTAAAAAAACTTGTGCTAGAGACAAGTGAACGTCACAGAAGGTATACACTTCGTATACCCCCATCGAGTGATGTTGGCATTGATCTACGATCCACTGCACTCTATACAGAAGCGGCTGACCTTGTGGGTATAGAAGGACCAGCGAATGAGCTTGTCAGTATGTTAATGGATGAGGAGAAGAAGTTGAAGGCGGTATCAATTGTGGGATTTGGAGGTCTGGGCAAAACGACACTTGCCAATGAGGTATACCGTATGGTCAAGGGGGAATTTGACACTCATGCACTTGTGACAGTGTCTCAAAAGCCTAACATTCCAAGACTTCTCATGATTTACTATCCAAACTTGGCACAGAGACATCTATTAACACTTGCGAGTCACTTCTTATCGACATGCTCAGAGAACATCTCCAAACTAAGAG TTATCAGTATATCTAGCATGCTAGCCAGTAAAGGTTGCGACCAAAAGGAATGGTGGGAATATGTACAGAATTCTTTGGGTCCACGAAGCAATTACATGCTTGAAGTTGAAGGGATGATGCAAATCTTAAACCTCAGCTACATAGATCTTCCTCCTTATCTGAAGACATGCTTTTTGTATCTTGGTATGCATCCGGAGGACTACCAAATGGAGAGGTCTAATCTGGAACGCCAATGGATGGCTGAAGGCTTTATCGGTACAGAAAATGGACAAGATGCGGAGAAGGTTGCAAGAAATTATTTCAATGAGCTTGTGAATAGAAGCTTTATTCAACCTATAGAATTCGACAAGCAAGGGTCGGTGACAAAATGCAAGGAGCATGATATGTTGCTTGATCTTATCTTGATGAAAGCAGCACAAGAGAATTTTCTCACTATAGTGGATGGCTCACATGCCTTTACAGAACTGAAATGCAACGTCCCCCGTCGGCTGTCTATCCGCTTGGATGGTGCAAGTAATGGCCGAGAAATACTATCGCAGGTTCGGTCGGTTATGTTCTTTGGGAGCTCTCAGAATACACCTCCTTTGTCAGAGTTCAAGTTCCTCCGAGTTGTTCACATTGACCTGGACTATGCTACAGTTGACCTCACTGGATTGTGTAGACTTTATCAGCTGAGGTATTTATGCATTAGTGACAGTTGTTCATACCAGCTACCAACAAAGATTGGAGCGCTTCAACACTTGCAGACACTTGAGCTGTTTAGTTGTGACAGGGTTCCGTCAGATATAATCCATCTCCCCCGCTTGATGTTTCTGAAAGCTTGGACGAGACTACCTGATGGGATTGGCAATATGAGATCCCTACCGCATCTATTTGGATTTGATTTTGCGTTGTACAAGCTAGATAATATCAGGGGCCTTGGAGAGCTTACCAATCTGAAATTTCTATTTCTCACGTGTGGAGTTCGTAAGGATGACTGGGAGAGAC CTCATTACCGCCTTGAGAGACTTATCATGCAATGGAGGTGCTGGTTTTCCAGGGTCCCTAGCTGGATGGGGGAGCTCCATAACCTCTGCCAGTTGAAGTTCAAAGTTGCTGAGCTGCTAACTGATGGTGTTGGTATCCTTGCTGAGCTGCCCGCCCTCACTCACCTCGATGTAGAGACCGGAAAAGCCACAAACAAAGTGATTTCCATCGAGAGAGGAGCATTCCCTGCTCTAAAGAGTTTTAAGCTTCTATTAAGTAGCGCTTCGTACTTGACCTTCCAGGCCGGAGCAATGCCCAGGCTCCAAAGGCTGAAGCTAAAATTCAATGTACATGGATCGGAGCAGATTGGGGCTGCACCTGCCGGCCTCGAGCAATTGTTAGCGCTTGAAGAGCTGACTGCAAAAATCTGCTGCCACCGTGCTTCAGAGTCCGACAAGAGAAGTGCGGAGTCTGACTTGAGGAGTGCCATCGACATGTTTCCAAGCCATCTTCTAGTCAAAGTCAGCTATGAAGAG